In Rhodospirillales bacterium, a single window of DNA contains:
- the moaB gene encoding molybdenum cofactor biosynthesis protein B, with product MPGIDESRAFLAVRIAVLTVSDTRSPEDDRSGNILVERIEGAGHIVADRQIIRDEQAGIEAALGHWIGDDSIDVVIATGGTGVTGRDVTPEAFEAVCEKAIPGFGELFRWLSFGKIGTSTVQSRATAGVAGGTYLFALPGSPGACKDAWDDILVHQLDYRFRPCNFVELMPRLTESGRATARK from the coding sequence ATGCCGGGAATTGACGAGAGCAGGGCGTTTCTGGCCGTCAGGATCGCGGTGCTGACGGTCTCCGACACCCGTTCGCCTGAGGACGACCGGTCCGGCAACATCCTGGTCGAACGCATCGAGGGTGCCGGTCACATTGTTGCCGACCGCCAGATCATCCGGGACGAACAGGCCGGGATCGAAGCCGCGCTAGGGCACTGGATCGGCGACGACAGCATCGACGTCGTGATCGCCACCGGCGGCACCGGCGTGACCGGCCGCGACGTGACGCCGGAAGCCTTCGAAGCGGTCTGCGAGAAGGCGATCCCCGGTTTCGGCGAGCTGTTCCGCTGGCTGTCATTCGGGAAGATCGGCACGTCGACCGTGCAGTCCCGCGCGACCGCGGGTGTCGCCGGCGGCACCTATCTCTTTGCCCTGCCGGGTTCGCCCGGGGCCTGCAAGGACGCCTGGGACGACATCCTGGTTCATCAGCTCGATTACCGCTTCCGGCCCTGCAACTTCGTGGAACTGATGCCGCGCCTGACCGAGTCAGGCCGCGCGACCGCCCGGAAGTAG
- a CDS encoding DUF262 domain-containing protein yields MDAREFKVTDILSRNERFVVPLYQRQYQWHDHKGYEGRTSSFWLDVVAKASEVIDRNARFDHYMGALLLAPEAMSRSFGATPVVQVVDGQQRLTTFLIMLAALREVGRGYDHQVLIDQIEKYLFNETGRADTDPLSRFKLTPTPVDRTVFLDILENPYSEVRSNNWDEYYWGGRVPQNTAARSLRAYEYFYAQISEFVSDGMSDETEIDIDTDESEETTDNENTEESRKRLDALLEALVFHMKLIVITLEREDDAQVIFETLNSKSQPLLAMDLVRNNIFHRAEAQYRGAEDARKRAERLYHEVWGPFDHGWWRENAPNARPARPRIDHFLANVLTAETGDRITVRELYAEYRAWATPKRQPRFEKVEDELAVLQRHVPAFETLEGRKKGDEAIAWLGDRLRLWQNTTAYPIAFQIALDTVDSETRWQVAKWLDSYFARRLLCDLTTKNLNKVFPRLADTLHSKGVSTEVVRNFFSGMTTDTARFPNDAELKSGILESPAYGRVPSRILSDMLWSLELASRSGMTEATTRPPSIEIEHIMPQNWEENWSLNGEFVETNDWQIPGYREREAALQTLGNLTIVTDRLNPSLSNAAFSDKRRKLVEHSNLAMNRQIAEHDAWDEMSIRARGETLADLAARVWPSLA; encoded by the coding sequence GTGGATGCAAGGGAATTCAAAGTCACTGACATACTAAGCCGGAATGAGAGGTTCGTCGTTCCGCTCTATCAGCGACAATATCAGTGGCACGATCATAAAGGATATGAAGGCCGCACAAGTTCCTTCTGGCTTGATGTTGTTGCGAAAGCCTCGGAAGTCATCGACAGAAACGCTCGGTTTGATCACTACATGGGAGCGCTGCTTTTGGCTCCTGAGGCGATGTCACGCTCCTTTGGAGCAACGCCTGTCGTTCAGGTTGTTGATGGGCAACAGCGCCTGACCACGTTTTTGATCATGCTGGCGGCATTGCGCGAAGTTGGCCGAGGGTACGACCATCAAGTCCTGATCGACCAGATTGAAAAATATCTGTTCAACGAAACTGGTCGCGCCGATACTGATCCTCTTTCCCGGTTCAAGCTGACACCTACGCCCGTGGATCGGACTGTTTTCCTCGATATTCTGGAGAATCCTTATTCTGAGGTACGATCAAACAATTGGGATGAGTATTATTGGGGAGGGCGCGTACCTCAAAATACAGCAGCACGCTCACTCCGGGCCTACGAGTATTTTTATGCCCAGATCAGTGAATTTGTCTCAGATGGCATGAGCGATGAGACAGAGATCGATATCGACACTGACGAATCCGAAGAGACAACAGATAACGAGAACACGGAAGAAAGCCGGAAGAGACTGGACGCCCTGCTCGAAGCCCTCGTCTTTCATATGAAGCTGATTGTCATCACTCTTGAGCGTGAAGACGACGCGCAGGTCATCTTTGAGACCTTGAACTCGAAGTCCCAGCCCCTTCTCGCCATGGACCTCGTGAGAAACAACATCTTCCACAGAGCTGAAGCGCAATATCGCGGGGCAGAAGATGCTCGGAAGAGGGCTGAGCGCCTTTATCATGAGGTTTGGGGGCCGTTTGATCATGGTTGGTGGCGCGAGAACGCACCGAATGCCCGGCCGGCTCGACCGCGCATCGACCATTTCCTTGCAAACGTGCTGACTGCCGAGACAGGTGATCGGATTACGGTCAGAGAACTTTATGCGGAATACCGTGCCTGGGCGACCCCGAAGCGACAACCCAGATTCGAGAAGGTGGAGGACGAGCTCGCAGTCCTTCAACGTCATGTCCCGGCCTTCGAGACTCTGGAAGGTCGCAAAAAGGGGGACGAGGCCATAGCTTGGCTGGGCGATAGACTGCGCCTTTGGCAAAACACCACGGCTTATCCGATAGCATTCCAGATTGCCCTGGACACCGTGGATAGCGAAACGCGTTGGCAGGTCGCGAAATGGCTTGATAGCTATTTCGCAAGGCGTCTGCTATGCGATCTTACGACCAAGAACCTCAACAAAGTGTTTCCAAGATTGGCCGACACCCTTCACAGCAAGGGCGTGTCTACCGAAGTCGTCAGAAACTTCTTTTCTGGCATGACAACGGATACCGCCCGATTTCCCAACGATGCCGAACTCAAATCGGGGATTCTTGAGAGTCCAGCATACGGGCGCGTCCCTTCGCGCATCCTGTCTGACATGTTGTGGTCACTGGAACTGGCGAGCCGGTCTGGTATGACGGAAGCCACGACACGCCCGCCTTCGATAGAGATCGAACACATCATGCCCCAAAACTGGGAAGAGAATTGGTCTTTGAACGGTGAGTTCGTAGAAACGAACGATTGGCAGATACCAGGCTATCGGGAGCGCGAGGCCGCTCTCCAGACCCTGGGCAACCTGACAATCGTCACGGACCGACTCAATCCGTCCTTGAGTAACGCGGCGTTTTCGGACAAGAGACGGAAGCTGGTTGAGCACTCCAATCTTGCCATGAACCGACAGATTGCTGAGCACGACGCGTGGGATGAAATGAGCATCCGGGCTCGGGGTGAAACCCTGGCCGATCTTGCTGCCAGGGTCTGGCCTTCACTCGCATAA
- a CDS encoding ABC transporter permease subunit: MDDKKKPSELSIWLGLSDNTFTRQKTVKFGDATAVNSGRIYSIVAILILLVAWIIASVFDLVEPFYWPSIDATWDRLIKLLSEGFRNVALWDHVGISVYRVLSGVFYGTLIGVPLGFAMGLSSIGRGLFDPIVEFMRPIPPLALIPLIILWFGIDEFAKIFLLFLASLFIMTIAARAGVSSVRISKVHAAYSLGASKFQVMRHVILPNALPEIFTGLRTSMGVCWGTVVAAELVAADKGLGSMIMIAKNFLQTDTVVIGIIIIGLIGYIIELIMRRLERWLIPWKGKG; encoded by the coding sequence ATGGACGACAAGAAGAAACCTTCCGAGCTCTCGATCTGGCTCGGCCTCTCCGACAACACCTTCACGCGCCAGAAGACCGTCAAGTTCGGTGATGCGACAGCCGTCAACTCGGGCCGCATCTATTCGATCGTCGCCATCCTGATTCTGCTCGTCGCCTGGATCATCGCTTCGGTCTTCGATCTCGTGGAGCCGTTCTACTGGCCGTCGATCGATGCGACCTGGGACCGGCTGATCAAGCTTCTCAGCGAAGGCTTCCGTAACGTCGCGCTGTGGGACCACGTCGGCATCAGCGTCTACCGCGTGCTGTCCGGCGTCTTCTACGGCACCTTGATCGGGGTGCCGCTAGGCTTCGCCATGGGGCTATCGTCGATCGGTCGGGGCCTCTTTGATCCCATCGTCGAGTTCATGCGGCCGATCCCGCCCCTCGCGCTGATCCCGCTCATCATCCTGTGGTTCGGCATCGACGAGTTCGCCAAGATCTTCCTGCTTTTCCTGGCCTCGCTCTTCATTATGACGATCGCGGCGCGGGCCGGCGTTTCCAGTGTGCGCATCTCGAAGGTCCATGCTGCCTATTCGCTCGGTGCCTCGAAGTTCCAGGTGATGCGCCACGTCATCCTGCCCAACGCGCTGCCCGAGATCTTCACGGGCTTGCGGACCTCGATGGGCGTATGCTGGGGCACGGTGGTTGCTGCCGAGCTGGTCGCTGCCGACAAGGGGCTTGGCTCGATGATCATGATCGCCAAGAATTTCCTGCAGACCGACACTGTGGTCATCGGCATCATCATCATCGGCCTGATCGGCTATATCATCGAACTCATCATGCGTCGTCTTGAGCGCTGGCTGATTCCCTGGAAAGGGAAGGGCTGA